The DNA window CGAGGAGGATATTAATGAAGTGACCAACGAGAAGCAAAAGTATGCCTCCGATAATTCCTCCGATCCCCTGATGGAACAATTCAGCTGCAAATTCATTGATAACAACAGCAAGCGCTGCAGAGGAAAGTCCTATTGCCATAATTCTCGCATAGGAAAGAATATTGCTGAAGATTCCGGGAAGTTCAACAAGTCCTTTTACTCCTTCACCTGCATAAATAAGAACAGCACTTACGATAACGATGATGATTCCAGGAAAGATTGATGTATCTGCATAGATACCATAGCCAATTGCTCCTGCGCCTATCTGGAGAAGCATCCAGCTTGCTTTCTCTAAAAATGCTGCCTTGAAACCATGCATCCGGTATTCATTGATAAAGCCAAGGATTAGTCCAATATTGATGTGCACAATCCCGATGATAATTGCAAAGACAAGAAGTTGGTTTATGTCTTCGAGACGGTGAATGTAGGGATGGAGCTCGTAGCCTAAGATTACTTCGGTACCAAAAAACTCGCCAAACACTACGCCGAAGAGTATGGTCCATAATGATGCAAGGATAAGGATATTAAGAAAGCCCTTGATTTGTGGCACGAATTTTTTCATAACCAGAAAGATCAACAATGTTATTATTCCATACCCTATGTCTCCTAACATAGCTCCGAAAATAAGCGGGAAGGTAAGGAAGGTTATCATGGATGGATCGATCTCTGAATATTTTGGCAACGCATAGAGATTAAGAAACATCTCAAATGGCTTTACCGCTCCTGGATTCTCTAAGAGGACTGGAGCATCTTTTTTTCGCGAGATTGCTTCATCCTCTAGGTAATAGGCATTCCCTATCCTTTCCTTAAGCCTTCTTCGTAGTTCCATGAGTTTATCGCTGGGTACGAATCCCTTCACACAATAAACTCTCTTGGTTTTGCGAAAGAGTAGTGGTGCTTCTAATTTTTCAAGTTCTCTCGTAAGGATAGTATTATCCCTGATGATTTCAGTCACGGATTTTTTTATTTCCTCTTTCTGCTGATTGATATCCGCTAAGTCTTTGTTTAGCTGGGATTTTGCTTGTTCCAGTGTTTCTATTGCTCCGCGCAATGATGCTTGCTCTTGTATATATCCTTGAAGGTCAAGGGGAGTAAAGGTGTATGGTGCTATTGCCTTTTCAATTTTTTCTTTGTATTTCTGCAAGGTAATGATGACGACTGGCGTTCCATTTCCGGTTGGATCATTACCTGTCCAGATTACCAATGCTTTTGCGATTTTTGTCAGTTCTTTCTTGAATTCATCGCTATTTTTCTCTTTTATTGAACCAATAATCATTAAAGGAGCGTTTGCTTTTGTTGCCTGAGAACTCATAGTCTCGACAAGCATGCCAAGAGAGGCATCTTGGACAATACTTTCCTTGAAAGGAGTAAGTGTTAAGAGCTGTTGGTTTATCTCTCCCTCTGTTGTGGAAAGTTTTTTTTTCTGTTCCAAAAGGAAGGATGTTTGTGTGTATAATTTTTCAACACGCGCAATACTTTCTGCAATCTCTTTCTCTGCTGCATACTTCTCCTGTTTGTTATCATCCCGAGCAGGTTTTTGTTCCTTCAGCGTTTCTTTTGTCGATGTTATTTCTTGTTTGGGAATGGCGAGAAAGGACAGTACCGCATTTATCTTGTTCAATGCTTCAGATACGTGTTCTGCACGGGCAAGAGGAGAAGGTGTCTCAAGAACAGGGTTTCCGTTTTTTAAGAGACTTCCATTCCAAAAATCCTTTTCAGTAACAATGTGATATACCTTGAGAGAATGCAGCTCGTCAATCATTGCCTTGAGATTGCTCTCAGTGACATATAACGCTACTTTTGATAGTTCTTTTGTTCTCAGCATGCTCTTCCTCAAGAATTACTCCTTGTTTCCCGCTGTTCTTTTCTCAGCTAAGGCATTTATCATGACTTCTTTAAAAAGTAGCTCTGAAGCCTGTGGAAGCTTGCTGCTAGCATCCCGCTCAAGTTTCTCAGCTTCACTCACAAAAGCAGCGAGAACCTTCTCTTTACTCTTTCCGAGATCTTTCTGATACTTCTCTAATTTTGCGTCATACTCATCGTCAAGCTGATCTTTCCATTTTTGATGTTTCTGGAGAGATGCAACCTTTGCAGCCTTTAGTCGCTCTTCTTTGTCCGCAATGCTTTTTTGAATTTTTTTATCGCACGAATCTTCCGTGCTCTTAATTTCAAGAAGTATATTTTGTGCCATAAGTGCTGTGGAAAAAGACCTTCTTTTTAAATTTTTGTACTTTCAAAAATTTTATATAGCGAAGCATAACCACATACCTGGTGGGCCCGTAGCTTAGGCTGGTGGAGCGCTGGTCTTATATGGCCGCATTGCACCTTGCAATGGCTCAAGTCAGCCAGTGGTCGTGCGTTCAAATAGACAAAGAAACTACCAAACCACGTTGCTTTGTGAGGAAAGTCGCGCCGGGCCCATTTTCTTTTTGACATCGCAACGTTTAAATACGGTTGCCATTTCTCACTCGAATGTTGCTCCGTTAGTGTAGTCCGGCACAGGAATCGACAAGATCCCTGCGGGAACAATCATCTTGCCCTTTCGAGGCAAGGACCCGGGTTCAAATCCCGGACGGAGCATTTCTCTTTTTGGAATCTTGTGGAGCAAAATCTCTGGTGATGTCTCCCCCCGTAGATGTAAACACTATAAAGTGGTGAATATCCGAAATATTTATATATTACCCCTTCTTTCTGAGAATAATGAGGTCACTAACAAAACTTATCCTTGGTGCTAGTCTTCTTGCTTCAGCTCCACTCCCATGGTTATATGCAGAGTCTAGGCAGTATCATCAGGCAAACACCCAAACAATACAACTCCCTGATGGAAACACCTTTACCTTTAGCCAACCTGATATCACTGGAAGGGATGCAGAGCCTGCATTGGCTAATTTTTATGGAACTGATATCGAACGGGGAATATACGAGCAGATGCAGTCATTTATCGAACGGGGAATATATGAGCAGATACAGTCATTTTTCCTGCGTTATGGTTATGATAAAAACAGGGATGGCTTTATTCATATAGCAAATAAGAATTTCTTTGATCCCAAGAACCTTGTCATTTATGGTGACGATGATCGAGGCACGTATATTGCGACTGATGGTAAGGATGCACGGATCTTCTGGCCAGATGATGGCAGGAAGATTGGCGAATATGATCTGAGAGATGCGCACTCGATTGATGATTATGTTGTCCTGGATAATCTTGTTAATGATGAGAAGGTCTATGCTTCTCGTGACCTTCTCAGCAGGAGTTATAAGGTAGGACCTGATGCTCGGGTTGTTGATGC is part of the Candidatus Woesearchaeota archaeon genome and encodes:
- a CDS encoding V-type ATP synthase subunit I is translated as MLRTKELSKVALYVTESNLKAMIDELHSLKVYHIVTEKDFWNGSLLKNGNPVLETPSPLARAEHVSEALNKINAVLSFLAIPKQEITSTKETLKEQKPARDDNKQEKYAAEKEIAESIARVEKLYTQTSFLLEQKKKLSTTEGEINQQLLTLTPFKESIVQDASLGMLVETMSSQATKANAPLMIIGSIKEKNSDEFKKELTKIAKALVIWTGNDPTGNGTPVVIITLQKYKEKIEKAIAPYTFTPLDLQGYIQEQASLRGAIETLEQAKSQLNKDLADINQQKEEIKKSVTEIIRDNTILTRELEKLEAPLLFRKTKRVYCVKGFVPSDKLMELRRRLKERIGNAYYLEDEAISRKKDAPVLLENPGAVKPFEMFLNLYALPKYSEIDPSMITFLTFPLIFGAMLGDIGYGIITLLIFLVMKKFVPQIKGFLNILILASLWTILFGVVFGEFFGTEVILGYELHPYIHRLEDINQLLVFAIIIGIVHINIGLILGFINEYRMHGFKAAFLEKASWMLLQIGAGAIGYGIYADTSIFPGIIIVIVSAVLIYAGEGVKGLVELPGIFSNILSYARIMAIGLSSAALAVVINEFAAELFHQGIGGIIGGILLLLVGHFINILLGLLGPFLHSLRLHYVEMFSKFYKGGGKPFHPFGIEE